AAGGCCAGGGCACAGATCCTGCCAGGGTAGAGGGACCCGAGGAGGGGGGTCAGGAGTCCTGGGGAAGGCCCCCTGTCAATATATAGACCCCATTCATGGGTGAGCAGAGCAGAGCCACGGGTGGAACCTCCTGGCAGCTCACACGTATGCATGTATGCGTGTACACATGCACCCATACGTGCACATGTAGTACGTGCATGCGCACACAGGTGTGCATATGTGGGTGGGCAAACACACGTGTATTCACATTTGGCTCCCTTTGACACCAGGCTAGTATCCCTCCTGAGATGCAGGCTTGTCTCCCAGTCCTGTTGAGCGACTCGGAGAAAGTGGTTAGGACTTTCTCATTCCTCTGCCTAACAGTGGCAGCCCCCCAGGAGCAGGGAGCAGGTTGATGGGGCTGGGAGCCCCAAGCTCAGGGGGAGTCTTTCCCTGGAGCGTTCTTCTGCTCCTGCTGGCTGCCACCTCTTGGGCTTGTCAGAGGCCCTGACTTCTGCCCTTCGTGCCCAGCCCTGCTCAGCAGCCCTCCCCCAGTCTGGGCTCTGGGCACGGGGGGACTGATGGCTGGTGAGGCTATTTTAAGTCCAGCTCTTGGCCTGCCTCACACCTAGCTCTGCTACTGGCCACCTGCCGCCGCCTGTCAGGCCTGGAATGCTGATTGGCagttggctggggtgggggctggggacagaCTGTTATAAAGCTGGGAGTGTCCGGGAGTCTCCTGTCCCTGTCTGGAGCTGGCCGCCGCCCCCACCAccgccactgccaccaccatgtCCACCCACCGCCTTGTGATAGTTCGGCACGGTGAGAGCACCTGGAACCAGGAGAACCGCTTCTGCGGCTGGTTCGATGCGGAGCTGAGCGAGAAGGGGGCTGAAGAGGCCAAGAGGGGGGCCCATGCCATCAAGGATGCGAAGATGGAATTTGACATCTGCTACACATCAGTGCTGAAGCGGGCCATACGCACCCTTTGGACCATCCTGGACGGAACGGACCAGATGTGGCTGCCCGTGGTGCGCACCTGGCGCCTCAATGAGCGGCACTATGGGGGTCTCACGGGCCTCAACAAGGCGGAGACGGCTGCCAAGCATGGGGAGGAGCAGGTGAAGATCTGGAGGCGCTCCTTTGACATCCCGCCACCCCCCATGGATGAGAAGCACCCCTACTACACCTCCATCAGCAAGGTGAgttgctgggggtgggaaggtgAAGGGAAGGCCTGGGGACTGGGGCCTCAGGGAcaggagcccaggctggggcggggggatggcTGCCTTGGGAGTGAACAGCAGCACGGATGCCCCCAGGAGCGTCGGTATGCAGGCCTGAAGCCCGGGGAACTGCCCACGTGTGAGAGCCTCAAGGACACCATCGCCAGGGCCCTGCCCTTCTGGAATGATGAGATCGCCCCCCAGATCAAGGCTGGCAAGAGAGTGCTCATCGCAGCCCATGGGAACAGCCTGCGGGGCATCGTCAAGCATCTGGAAGGTGAGGCCCATCCTCACGCAGGGTATGGGCAGAGGCGGGTGGGGGGGGACACATTCCCCTGAACCAGTCAGCCCCAACTGCTCATTTCATAAAAGTGCTGATTGCCTTGTTGAGGCAGCTTTGCAGATATCGGCGGCCAGGGTGGGGCTTTCAAACTGTGAACTGAACCGGGAGAGCTGAGAAACCACTTGAAAACagctttgtaaaaaaaagaaaaaactttcattACCGTGTGTATTTGGACACGATGTAACTTGAGTCTCCATCTGAAGATTCTGGGTGAAAATGTCTGCCACCACTCCAGGCCCTGCACGGGGGTCCACGGCTGGCTCGGCTCCCAAACAGAAGCCtcgtgtgggaagagggaaggaccAGGGGGTGGCATCTTGCCCAAGGACACCTACCCATGGAAAGGCAGGGCCATCTGGCTCCAAAACCCAGTTTGCTGAGTGACCCTGGTCAAGTCACTTCCCTGGCAGCTGCTGGATATGGGACCAAGGGCAGGGCCCTGCCCGCACCCCAGCTCACAGCCGCTCTGGGCAAAGACTAGCCAAGAGAAGGGTGCAGGGTGTGGAGAACGCTCAAGACCTTAGGCTGATAGCTTGGCTCCCACTATAAAGGGAGCAACCCCTCCCAGCATGACAGGCTTCCTCCACAGAAGCCCCCGTTCGCCTTTCTGATGCCGAACCCACACAGACGCCTCACAGCTAATGTTGAGCCTAGCAGATGGAAAGACCATCTGCCTTCCATTCTGGGGGCTTCCCGCAGCCTGGTCTAGGAGAAACAGATGCACTGAGGCAAATGTGGCTGGGGTCTCCCACTGCCCAGGGCATGTTCTCTTAAGCCTTCCTTGCACCAGTGGGGTGGGGTGACAGGAATACCAAAGGTCGAGCTGCTATTCCAGGCCAGGACTGTGGGAGGCCAGCAGGGTTGGGTTTCCACGGAAAACTCTCCTTTTCACCTGGCAGGGCCTCCCGTCCACCTCGGCCATGGGCAGctgtccccatcccaccccctttcGCAGGAGCACCCGCTCCTCTGCTTAGGATGTCCAGAAACTAGAACTCTCTAGAAACCAAGTGGTTAAGGCCTTTCTTGATACCAAACATCCACCAGTCTGGCCAGAGTTCACATTGGGCCACCAGGGCTGATGGTGTCGCCCCAGATCAAGAAAGCTCAGGGCGGAGCGAGGTCCTCGGTTCACCACAGCTATTTCTGTAGGCTGCTGTCTCAGTGCTGCCTTGACCTTCTCTAGGCACACTTCTGTGGCCTTGCTGTCAGGGGTGGGCGGGCTGCTGCCTGGCTGACAGTTCTGTAGCCCATAAAGGTCATGAAGCCTGCTAACTGCAAGAGCAGGTGGCTGCCTGGTCGACAGGCTGGGAGGGGCTAAGGACCCTGTTCCTCTGGTCCAGGGATGTCGGACCAGGCCATCATGGAGCTGAACCTGCCCACGGGGATCCCCATCGTGTACGAGCTGGACCAGGCGCTGAAGCCCACCAAGCCCATGCAGTTCCTGGGTGACGAGGAGACCGTGCGCAAGGCCATGGAGGCTGTGGCTGCACAGGGCAAGGCCAAGTGAAGGGTTGGGCTCTGGCAATAAAGGCACCTCCTCCCACTGCCTCAAGTCCAGCGTGGCTCCCGGATGCATGGCAGGTTGGTTGGCAGAAGCCTACCCCCCCAGCACTCAGGGCTGGTTCCACAGGCCTGGAACCTGGGATtccacacacacagccctgggcCCCTGCTAACTGCCCAAGCCACCCCCATTGGGTATGGGGACTGGGAACCAAGGCCAAGAGCCTCCCTACCCCTGGCTGTCAAGTGGCTCCTGACAAGCCCCTCTGAGGACCCCCAAGGCAGAAGAGCCACTTGATAACCTTGCTGTCAGAGTGTCCAGGGTCACTTAGGAAGAGTTCAAGGGACCTAGCCCTCCCCATGGTGAGCAAGGGTTGTGACTGAGACACCACTGACTTCACACTGGTTGTCCCCTACCACCCTTGCAGTCCCAGGGTGGGAAGGGCAAGGtggtaccctgagccctgccccatGTGTGTCCCCCTGTCCAGGGACAGGCAAGCCCACAGGTGGCCTCAAAGCTGGCAATACCTGATTCATGGGGCTTTCGTAGCTGGGGTAGGCCTGGAGTCTGTCCTGAGAAATCAGGACATCGCGAGGCCTGCCTGCAGCTCAGCCTAAGGAGCAGACAGTAAACGCCATCTGCAGCCAGGTGGGGAGCAGGCACTGGGACTGGCGACCACCTGCAACTGACAGCCTTTGCCCCAAGCTGCTTCGACCTGGCGCCTCCCAGAGGACAAGAGCTGTAATTCCCCAGACGCTCAGTGGGTGCAGGTACCTCACTCCATACACATGCGCACAATGGCTGTCCTGTGTGGGCAGAGGCTCCCCGTGGCGGGGATGAGGGTGGCCCTCGGCCCCTCTCAGAAAACTGAAATGCAGGAGGCTGGCTTCATTTACACGTTGACCTTTATGCCTCTCCCAGGTGGCTAACGGTTGGTCAGAGGTTTGAGGGTGCACACAGGAGGGCTACAACAGGATGGAGCAGAGCTAGGGCCTGTGTGGGGCGATGCTTACTCTGAAAGCAGAAATGAGTGGGCTGGGGCAGAAATAAGGAAAGGCAGTAGGAACAGGCCACCAGTGTTCCTTTTCCTGAACCGGATCAACGGAGAGGCGCACACTGGGGCCAGCAGACAAGAGTGAGCCACGTGGAAGGACACATGGTGTCTGTTGATGTTTTCACCTCTTCCTTCACATACTTGGAAGGGAGCTTGGTCATCCCTGCCTCCACTGCCCACAGCCCAGGCAGAGGGACAAAGAAATGGGAGCAGAGAGCAGGACCCAGAAGGACAGCTGCCACAACTGTCATGACCCACTCTGACTTTGGTCATAAACTCTAGTTCACTGTTCCCAAGGGTCACTGATAGCTACAGATACCATCTCTCATAgccaagaggaaaaggagaaaaaggcaaatgCAGAAGGAGACCTCTAGATGCCCCTGCTCAGACATACCCCCCAGCTTGACAGTGCCATCCTCCTTGGGCAGAGGTCACTGAGGGGCTGGCCCTGGGCAGGGCTTGGCTCAATGTCTTCTGTGGGGGCTCGAGGGCCAGGCTGGTAGGGAGGACTTGGGAAGCTGCTGGAAGCACGTTTGGAGATCACCAGGTTATTGCTGCATTTGGGGTAACAGAGGCCGAGCCACCTAAGCCAGAGGGAGCCCAAGGGCTTGTCCTCATCAGGGGATCCCATTCCTGGAAAAGCGCCGTATACAACCCTCACGTCACCTCTTCCAGCAACAAGGAAATCACAtctgggtggggaagggaaggacgGCCCTTGGTTTCGGCCAGCAGCGGGGGTCCTTACTCAATGAGCTCCACATAATTGGCAGGAAACATGCCAAAGTGGCCATCTGGCCCATAGCCACGCCACCAGCCTTCGTCAATCACCTCAATGCCCGTGATGAGGTTCTCAGGGTCAAAGGAGATCTCGGTCTCGTCGGCTGCAAAGAAGATGAGCCCAGATGCTGTGCTGAGggctctggggccctgggcaCCAACCCCAGCCTGTTCTGATTCTGCTCCTGTGGCTCTTCCCCCAGGACACACCTTCCTACAGGCTCTGGCTCTGGGCCCACTGTCCCAGCGGAAGGCTGGAGTACAGCCTGCTCCCCGAGGCCTCCACCCAGGGTCAGCAGGGGCACTGGCATCCAGGCCTGGCCCATCTTACCTGGTCATATTTTCTGGCTCTAGAACAAGTGGGCAACTGGGATTCACACCAGTGGACAGCAAGTAGTGGCCCAGAGCATATGGGGAGGCCCAAGCTGTGCAGGGCACCCACCCACTCTCCCTTCTCACTCTCCTGTCTTCACTTCTGACACCCCCCTGGGACTATCCCTTTGAGGGAGCCCCCAAAGCCTGCCTCCTGATCTTGGCTGGGCTGCCGCACGTTACCTGCCTGGTAGTCATACAGGGCCCGGGCACAAAGCCCTTTCCCACTTAGCCCTGGGTAGTGGTCCATGTGCTCAGAGACGGCATCTTGCTGCTGCACCTGCCCATGcatgggaaagaggaagagaagtctGGGGTCTTGGTTACCCCAGATTCACCCTGCCTGTGACCAGGGCTCACGGCAGGCTTGTGGGGAGGGCACATGGGGCAGGGGCTGCTCCAAAATGAAACAAGATAATTCACGGGTAGTGAGCTACGGAAGTCAGGCATCCCACGATGGGTACCGCCAAGGAGTGCAAGTCTGGGCAGGTGGCCCCTTCACAGATCTGCCATGCTGCAGAGAACCCACCATCGGAGGCTCCTCGTAGAAGGTCtcctgctctgggggctcctcgtACACGGCCTCCTCTTCTACCTGCACCGAACACGGAGGGGTGCTGGGCACTGGCTCCTCGCGGAGATCTGCGTGGGAGGACACAGCGCACTCTgacccaggggaggggagaggacatTCCACGTCTCCCTCCTACTCCCAACGCGGCAGCCAAGAGCCTTGCCTGCCTTGGGCCTTGAGGGGGCGGGAGCTGACTCTCTGCTGAGGGTGGTCTCTGGCTGGGTGAACTGCTTCTGCAGGAAGGGGCTCCTCAGCTTGCCTGAAAACATATGGTAAACATAGAAGATATCACACAGCTGGAAAAGGGGAAGAACCAAGCACTGTCTGCCTGTTCTGCGCCCTGTATGGCCTGGAGGGTGGACCTGTTCTGGGACAGTGGCCGTCACACAGGGAGTGAGTGTGGACAGGCAGCAGCTGCAGGGATACTGCTTGGTGTGCACACGTCACACGTGCACATCGTATACTCCAAGCAGCCCCTTGGGGGCCATGTGCAGTGTTGGAGAGCTCACCAGCAGTGCAGTCCGATACAGCCTCTGGGGGTCAGAGGGGTGACCGATGCAGGCCGCTGAGACCCAGCTAACAGCCCGACGTGGGAGGTGTACAGGGGTTtaagggctggggctggagggtgtCCACTCTAGAGCCACACGTGGCCCCTCCTGTTCCCTGAGGCCTCTGGAGGGAGAGGTCAAGAGCAGGAAGGGGACACTTGGGTCCCAGGCTCCCGTCCCAGAAGCTACCCTCACAAGCACAGCTTCTCCTTACCTGTCCCTTTCACATTCTGATATATCTATCACTAACTCAGGGGGCCCTGCCCTGGGACCCCAGGCTCACAGCTGGGCCCAGAGGGAAGTCTCACCTGGCTGGGGGCTGGAGATGGATGTGGTGGACATGGCCCTCTCCTTCTGCTTGAAAATCTCCCGCGGGTGTGCTGGCTGTGGACAGACAGGCTCCTGGGGGAGGGCACATGGACCCCGCAGTGAATGAGGACCCAGGAGCCCGTTGGCCTGCCTGGCTCCCTGCAGCTCTGCAGGGGGTTCAGGAAGCAAAACACCGAAGCTGAGGGGCTCACAGGCCtcttccaggaccaggtggaGGTCCATGCCAGGCTGAGCTTCTGCCCTTAGCTCTCCTCGCCACCGCTGGCTCTGACACACCATGTGTCCCGCGTTCTAACCTGCCCCAGCAGGAGGCCCTCACAGTAAGCCCCTCCCTCAGGCCCGCGGGGCGGGGTGTGTGCATCTGGAGGAACCCGCACAGCCACCAGGCAGCAGGCAGCCTGCACACCTGTCCTGGATGAGTCTCAGCACATCAGGGACCCACACGCGTTACTGTGACTGGCCTCTCAAGGTGGGAGCATCCAAGACTCACCGGCTCCTCTCTGCTCCTTGAATCCACTTCATGCTTCTCGTGCTTCCtgctgggaggggcagagggaagagctgcGGCCTGGCCTcggcccacccctgccctgcctctgggGGACAGtctgagggagaaggggagaaggcCCTGAGGCCGCTGCCGGGTGGCGGTCCCCCCTCACCTCTGCTCCTGATAGCGCTGCTCCCTGAGGGCAGCCTCCCGCAGCTCCCGCTCCCGGCGCTCCTGCTCCAGCCGCTGGCGCTCCTCCTCCGCCCGCCGCTTCTCCTCCAGCCTGCggttctcctcctccttctgcggGAGAGCCACACCTGGCTGCCCTGCTCAGCCTCCGCAGCGACCTGGATCTGCCCTCTCACCCCCGTCCTACCCAGGCAGCCTGCATGGGCCGTGGTCGAGCGTGGGCTCTACAGCAACGCTCACTAGCCTTGTTACCGCACACCTCTAACCCTGAGTTCAACCACATGCAAACGGGtgctaagagggatgtttattcTATGAGCTTATTGTAagaaaaactgaaacacagaagTCAAACATTTCACGTCTGGCGCATACACTGCTCTATCAATGCCAGCTTTCATCGTTGTGCCTGGGCAGCACTTACCTCTGCTTTGGCCCAGAAGCTGTCTTTGCCAACCCTTTTGATCTCAGACACAGCGTTGGTCTTCTGGTACACAGAGCCCTGAGGGGGACAGAGAACTCACTACAGGGCCATTGACACGAGCATACAACACAGGTGAGAACTGTTAGCATGGCACCTGGCAGAGGGAGTGGTGCTGGCCCAGTGACCCTTAAGGAGACTGACCCCAAGACGGCCTGAAAGGCCCTGGAAATTGCAAGCGGGGACGCTCAACTCCAGACAACACTGCGGGAGGCTCTGGTTGCACCAGGCCCTTGCGGACAGAAGCCAAGGCAGGAAAGGCCCCTTGGCCTGCCTGAGATTCCTGGAGGCTGGGCAGTTCTGAGGCAGGTCTCTCCTCTGGATCGGGGCCCCCTTACACAGCTGATGGCCATGGCAGCACCCACAGAGCCTCCAAGAACCCCAGCTGTACATTGGGAGACTCAGCTCCCCATCCAGCACCAGGCCACAGGCCCACAGGTGTCTGTCTGCCCACAACTTGGAAGGGCCTGTCCTGTCCACCACCAGAAGTTTCTCCAAAGCAACCACCATCCAGGGCCATACAGGACACTCTGGTGCCATGGCCTGGAGGTTGGATGGGATTTCCCTGCAGAGAGCCTCTGACCACACAGAGCTAGCATAAGAGGCTCCAGAACTACCAGGCAGGGTCAAGGGCCACTCCTCACCAGGAGGCAGCTCCTGCTCCTGTCAGGCGCGGGGTCACCATCTGCTCCTCAATCCAGCTCCAGGACTGGAAGCCAGGCAGGTGGGAGCCCAGTCCCTTGAGCAATAAAGCACTGAGGGTGGATCCAATCCATCTGGAAGCTAGTAACTGCATACTCCTGCCCAGATGCCCTCCGGCCCACAGAGCACTCACCACTGGGGCCTGGGGGCCCATGTCCTGAAAGCGGCTGCTCTCCCTGTGGAAGGTGTAGTTGGCACCTGAGGCCCTGGCCACCTTCTGCATGATGCACTCGGGCTCCACGTCCTCCTCGGCCCTGGCATTGATGGTCACATgggccccctgcagcagaagcagcaCTTAATGAACAAAAAGCATTGCGACCCCAGGAGAGGACAGGCTGCACACATCAGTCTGCACAGCACAATGACTGCACAGGGCTCAGGTTCAGGAGACTATACCAGGAACCAAGGCACGCTCTCCCCAAGGCCTCAGAAAAAACAGCTGAGGGAAACCCATCATTTTTGTCCCAGCCTGCGTGGGAGGCCCTTGCTCTCTATGTTGTGGCCTGTTCTGTAGTGCTACAAGGCAGCCCCGGCATTAAAGGGCTTCCTTCTAGTGAATGAACACTAACCTTAAAAGGCacctgggagggcttcctaggtggcgcaatggttaagaatccgcctgccaatgcagaggtcactggatcaatcccagctccaggaagatcccacatgccacggagcaactaagcccgtgtgccaaaaaaaaaaaaaggcacctggGAACAAGCACATATTCTACAAAAGCAACTTACTGATCTCTTCATGAGAAGTTAGAACAATGACCTTGCTGTTACTAAATATCAATGAGCTTTGACCCTCTCTTTCAGCTGAAGGAGAAACTGAAGTGCATCTGAAGAAGCGTTGGCAGAACCAGAAAACAAAGCCCTGAGTCTCCTTGCCAGCAgccaaagaaatgcaaagagaaagctGACAGTGAACAACAAATGCTTTTTGAtacaaaatgcttttgaaattacAAGGTTCCATTATACGATGACTGAAATAAATACATGCAGAAATGATCTAGAAAAGAATGCATTAAAGGGAACATGCATGTTGAGGCTATGGGCATAAGCAACTTTCCTTCTCCAAATCCTGACTGTACTGCTAAAAGTTTGTACTTGTAAAACAAATGGAACTtaaggcctggccctgccccaagGCCAGCTCTAGCATGGCCTCCTCAAGGTCCTTCGTCCTTCTTCCCCACTGAAGCCAGCTTGCAGGTGGCTCTGGCTACATCCTGGGCAAGAGTAGAGCAGCCTCTGGTTACACCCTGAAGTCAAGACAGAGCATTgcgggacttcctcggtggcacagtggttaagaatctgcctgccaatgcaggggacacgggttccaaccctggtctgggaaggtcccacatgccgcagagcaacttagcctgtgtgctacaactacggagcctgcgctctagagcctgcgagccactactgagccttcatgccgtaactactgaagcttgggtgcctagagaccatgctctgcgacaaaagaagccaccgcagtgagaagctcatgcaccacaacaaagagtagctccatATCACCACAATTGGAGAAAGGccacgcatagcaacaaagacccaacacagcaccccccgcccccactgccaaaaaaagagagagagaaacagagcatTGGGACGTGAGGCACACTTCCAACTCTGGCTGTGATTCCTGCTCCCTCACACCCTGGCCCTCTGGCACCTGGTAAACTCCGGGAGGTCCTGTAGGGAGCAGCCCTCACCTTCAGGAAGCTGGCCATGGTGCTGACGTGGTTGGCGCAAGCTCCCTTCCGCACGTCATTCACGCCCTCGCCAGTCTGCAACACAACACACCCAGCATGACCTGCCAATTCCTTGGTGCGACCCGGCTCTCCCCCCGAAGCCACTGCCCACCCCAGGGATTCAGCAGTTTCCCTGTGTCCCAGGAAAGAGAAAACTGCAATCCCAAAGCAGAGGATGCAGGGAGCCCCCACACCTCCGAGTCAGGGAGGTTCTTGGAGCAGGACGGTCATCAGTTTCCACTGTGGGGAGTTGCCTTAGAATTCCCTAGTCCCCACCCAGGGGGCTCCATTTCATTAGAGCCCCTGTCCTATCCTCCCAGAGCCCTCCTGGCCCTTATCCAGGCACTCTGTTCCCTCAGGATGACTACCCTGAGGGGACAAGGACATGAGTGTCCTGTGATTATCTGTAGTTCATTTACAGCAGTAATTCTGGGCTAGGACAGTGAATTCTGCACTAGCAAGGCCCCAGGTATTCTTTGGGCCACATTGAATTAATCCACTATTCTGTTCATTTACCAGATTCAAGCTGTTCGGAAGTCAAGTCCTCCTCTGCTCCAGTCACAAAaggcaaaggaggaaagaagagaagggagtTTTTCCAGGTCACACCTAGATGAGAACTCAGAAGCCCACAAGTTCCACATACCCAGTTGATGAGGACAAACTTGGGCAGGCCGGAGTTGGGGTCCTTCACCCTGCAGAAGGCGTACATCACCTTCCCACTGTTGAGCTCCTCCATCATCTCCTCCAGGCCCCCCTCTGCAACAGTCACAAGGAGAGTCAGAGGCAGCCCAGGTACCCCATGCCCACCCCGGCACCTAGTCCATCAGGAAAGGAAACTCGAGCTGCCCCTAAACCAGGGTTCTCAGGCCCACCTCCATTAGAATCAGATTCCTAGGCCTTTCCCCACTAAGCTGGCTTATGAGAACTAGATGGGACCCAGTATTTGCATCTGTGAAAAGCAtctcaggtgattttttttaaaccacactaGTCTAAAAACCACTTCTGTAAACCCACAGgtaattcttgaaataaaaatggcatttctGCTACAAACCAGACAAGCACCAGACCTCCAAATGGAGGGGCTCTGTAACAATTTTGCTGTTGCCTGGACTCCACAAACTGCCCTGGAATAACAGGGCCTGCTGTGAGTCCCCCTGCGCTCATCCACATGCCTGCTCAGACTCCAGGGCCACCTAGAGGGTCCCGGGCAATGCTAACTTTTTATGGCCATACAGGGGCTCCGCTCTCAGACTCTCCGAGCAGGGATAAGGGGGTGATGGGGCACCGGCGTGCACCACCCTCTGCTGTTCTCCCCTGACACTCGGGCTGTGAACCCCAGCAGGTACTAGAGTTCTGCTTCTTATCAAGTACCCAAATCGCCTCAGATTGTGAGAAGGAGCTGGATCAGGTATTTTAGCTTTAGGGCTCCACAGAACCTGGGACAGACCTGAGGCCCTGCTCTGGGCACTCACAGCAGAATGAGGAGTCGGGGGTATCAGATCGAGGGCCTGCAGTTTACACCCCTCTGCCCAGCACTGGCCAATGCCTGTCCTTCCCGAGGGACCTCCTATCACCCCGTATTTGAGTAGCACTTTTCCAGGTCACCCTGTCCCAGCTGACCATAGGCACTGATGTCACCTCTCCTGGGAAAGGGTGTGCCCTGCAGGTACTCAGCTGACCaggaagagggcagagggaaggatgTGTCTGCACCTTCTCCTCCACCAGCACCCAGTTCTGTGGGACGGTCATCCTCCCAGCTGCAGCCCAGGGCTAAGGATGCAGCACAGGCCAGGCCTTGGGCTGCCTGCAAGCTGGAAAGGGCAGGCCTATTTCCCATCTCAGCTCTTCCCAACTACAACACAAACAGAGAGCAGTGCTGCCTTGCACCACCAGGCAGAGAAAGCCAGGAGAAGGTATTTTCACTTAGAAACATCTGAAACCCAAAGCTGGCCAAAAGGAGCTGTAAGTGCTGGGGGCTCCACACTGCTCAGGAGAAGCCTCTGTCCTGTCACCCCAATTCAGGGGACCAGGGAATTCCTCAACACTGAAACTGATGTGGGGTAGGCTCACCCTTAGCCAGGGGAGGTGTCACTGCAGTCACGCCACATGCAGGGGACACCTCTGCACCCCGAGTGTCTTTCCTCCTGCTGTGATGGCTGAAATGCCAGCAGAAATGGAACACTGATGTCACAACCTTCTCCTCTCCACACACCTCACCCTCCTGCCCGGTCTCCTGACTCCTGGTGCTCCCCAAGAGCATCCTCGCTTGATCATACTCACCCCCAGTGCCAGCCACACGGATGTCATTGCTGTTTCCTTCATAGGTGAAGAGGGCCCTGAAACGAAACACAATACAGGCTCTAGGCTGGTGCCCTGGTCGCCATCTACACTTACCGCGCCCACCAAGGCTTCACACTGCTCCCCAAAGAGCTCAGCCTGACAGTAACACTGTGGGCTCACGCGGGCCCCACTCTGAACCATGAGGCAGCATCTAAGGAGGCCACTGGGCCTCCCAGAGCTGAGCCTTCTCAGCTGCAGCTGGCCTGACTTACCAAAGCAGCTTGTCATGAGGAACAAACTTCTGAAGATGGGCAGTGTACATCTACTCTGAAGAAAACTAAGCTGTGAAGTTTTATGCAACTTTCTACACATTTATGTGTGAAATACTCACCTAGCTATCATGT
The window above is part of the Hippopotamus amphibius kiboko isolate mHipAmp2 chromosome 4, mHipAmp2.hap2, whole genome shotgun sequence genome. Proteins encoded here:
- the VOPP1 gene encoding vesicular, overexpressed in cancer, prosurvival protein 1 isoform X5, whose product is MAVNLSRNGPALQEAYERVVNEKSPTDWALFTYEGNSNDIRVAGTGEGGLEEMMEELNSGKVMYAFCRVKDPNSGLPKFVLINWTGEGVNDVRKGACANHVSTMASFLKGAHVTINARAEEDVEPECIMQKVARASGANYTFHRESSRFQDMGPQAPVGSVYQKTNAVSEIKRVGKDSFWAKAEKEEENRRLEEKRRAEEERQRLEQERRERELREAALREQRYQEQSRKHEKHEVDSRSREEPEPVCPQPAHPREIFKQKERAMSTTSISSPQPGKLRSPFLQKQFTQPETTLSRESAPAPSRPKADLREEPVPSTPPCSVQVEEEAVYEEPPEQETFYEEPPMVQQQDAVSEHMDHYPGLSGKGLCARALYDYQAADETEISFDPENLITGIEASVWEPSQPWTPVQGLEWWQTFSPRIFRWRLKLHRVQIHTVMKVFSFFYKAVFKWFLSSPGSVHSLKAPPWPPISAKLPQQGNQHFYEMSSWG
- the VOPP1 gene encoding vesicular, overexpressed in cancer, prosurvival protein 1 isoform X6, which gives rise to MAVNLSRNGPALQEAYERVVNEKSPTDWALFTYEGNSNDIRVAGTGEGGLEEMMEELNSGKVMYAFCRVKDPNSGLPKFVLINWTGEGVNDVRKGACANHVSTMASFLKGAHVTINARAEEDVEPECIMQKVARASGANYTFHRESSRFQDMGPQAPVGSVYQKTNAVSEIKRVGKDSFWAKAEKEEENRRLEEKRRAEEERQRLEQERRERELREAALREQRYQEQSRKHEKHEVDSRSREEPEPVCPQPAHPREIFKQKERAMSTTSISSPQPGKLRSPFLQKQFTQPETTLSRESAPAPSRPKADLREEPVPSTPPCSVQVEEEAVYEEPPEQETFYEEPPMVQQQDAVSEHMDHYPGLSGKGLCARALYDYQAADETEISFDPENLITGIEASVWEPSQPWTPVQGLEWWQTFSPRIFRWRLKLHRVQIHTRSQKKKKREKGAEDILEDVTGENFPNLEAKKKNTPGPGIT
- the VOPP1 gene encoding vesicular, overexpressed in cancer, prosurvival protein 1 isoform X7, translating into MAVNLSRNGPALQEAYERVVNEKSPTDWALFTYEGNSNDIRVAGTGEGGLEEMMEELNSGKVMYAFCRVKDPNSGLPKFVLINWTGEGVNDVRKGACANHVSTMASFLKGAHVTINARAEEDVEPECIMQKVARASGANYTFHRESSRFQDMGPQAPVGSVYQKTNAVSEIKRVGKDSFWAKAEKEEENRRLEEKRRAEEERQRLEQERRERELREAALREQRYQEQSRKHEKHEVDSRSREEPEPVCPQPAHPREIFKQKERAMSTTSISSPQPGKLRSPFLQKQFTQPETTLSRESAPAPSRPKADLREEPVPSTPPCSVQVEEEAVYEEPPEQETFYEEPPMVQQQDAVSEHMDHYPGLSGKGLCARALYDYQAADETEISFDPENLITGIEASVWEPSQPWTPVQGLEWWQTFSPRIFRWRLKLHRVQIHTDCPGRMKRAPSTGLSP
- the VOPP1 gene encoding vesicular, overexpressed in cancer, prosurvival protein 1 isoform X2, which translates into the protein MAVNLSRNGPALQEAYERVVNEKSPTDWALFTYEGNSNDIRVAGTGEGGLEEMMEELNSGKVMYAFCRVKDPNSGLPKFVLINWTGEGVNDVRKGACANHVSTMASFLKGAHVTINARAEEDVEPECIMQKVARASGANYTFHRESSRFQDMGPQAPVGSVYQKTNAVSEIKRVGKDSFWAKAEKEEENRRLEEKRRAEEERQRLEQERRERELREAALREQRYQEQRKHEKHEVDSRSREEPEPVCPQPAHPREIFKQKERAMSTTSISSPQPGKLRSPFLQKQFTQPETTLSRESAPAPSRPKADLREEPVPSTPPCSVQVEEEAVYEEPPEQETFYEEPPMVQQQDAVSEHMDHYPGLSGKGLCARALYDYQAADETEISFDPENLITGIECTEAKKHCWYFEGLYPTYYICRPFEDCCGSRCCVRALSIQRLWYFWFLLMMGVLFCCGAGFFIRRRMYPPPLIEEPAFNVSYTRQPPNATPGAQQLGLPYYTDPGGPGMNPAGNPVAMAFQVQPNSPQGSMAYPPPPSYCNTPPPPYEQVVKAK
- the VOPP1 gene encoding vesicular, overexpressed in cancer, prosurvival protein 1 isoform X8, whose amino-acid sequence is MAVNLSRNGPALQEAYERVVNEKSPTDWALFTYEGNSNDIRVAGTGEGGLEEMMEELNSGKVMYAFCRVKDPNSGLPKFVLINWTGEGVNDVRKGACANHVSTMASFLKGAHVTINARAEEDVEPECIMQKVARASGANYTFHRESSRFQDMGPQAPVGSVYQKTNAVSEIKRVGKDSFWAKAEKEEENRRLEEKRRAEEERQRLEQERRERELREAALREQRYQEQSRKHEKHEVDSRSREEPEPVCPQPAHPREIFKQKERAMSTTSISSPQPGKLRSPFLQKQFTQPETTLSRESAPAPSRPKADLREEPVPSTPPCSVQVEEEAVYEEPPEQETFYEEPPMVQQQDAVSEHMDHYPGLSGKGLCARALYDYQAADETEISFDPENLITGIEDCPGRMKRAPSTGLSP